A window of the Rhodoferax sp. GW822-FHT02A01 genome harbors these coding sequences:
- a CDS encoding branched-chain amino acid ABC transporter permease produces MQTTDSLPRDAQSILELAARSMFDLFATASEGMLLGYTGIVSFAHTMFFGIGAYGVAIATTSLGPTWGALAIGTGASLLLSLLLALAVGLFSLRVRAIFFAMITLAVASAFQTLASQLSDITGGEDGLSFKLPLWLMPSFEPFDEPVLGLTIDGLVICYYLLFVVAVLLTLALLRIVNSPFGRVLQAIRENEFRAEAIGYRVVVYRTLSSVLSALFATLAGVMLALWLRYNGPDTSLSFEIMMDVLLIVVIGGMGTIYGALVGSVVFLVAQSYLQDLLRLGSEATTALPLLSALLSPDRWMLWLGLLFVLSVYYFPTGMVGRLRRQGESHGH; encoded by the coding sequence ATGCAAACAACCGATTCGCTTCCCCGCGACGCCCAGAGCATTCTTGAACTCGCAGCGCGCTCCATGTTCGACCTCTTTGCCACTGCTAGCGAGGGCATGCTGCTGGGCTACACCGGCATCGTCAGCTTTGCGCACACCATGTTTTTTGGCATAGGCGCGTATGGCGTGGCAATTGCCACTACCAGCCTCGGCCCGACCTGGGGAGCACTGGCCATCGGCACGGGGGCGTCGCTGTTGTTGTCGCTGCTGCTGGCCTTGGCCGTCGGCCTGTTTTCATTGCGGGTTCGCGCCATCTTCTTTGCCATGATCACGCTGGCCGTGGCCTCCGCCTTCCAGACGTTGGCCTCCCAGCTATCGGATATCACCGGCGGTGAAGACGGCCTGAGCTTCAAGTTGCCACTGTGGCTGATGCCCAGTTTTGAGCCCTTTGACGAACCCGTGCTGGGCCTGACCATCGATGGCCTGGTGATCTGCTATTACTTGCTTTTTGTGGTGGCTGTGCTGCTGACGCTGGCGCTGCTGCGTATCGTCAACTCGCCTTTTGGCCGGGTGCTGCAGGCCATTCGCGAAAACGAATTCCGCGCCGAGGCCATAGGCTACCGGGTGGTTGTGTACCGCACGCTGTCGAGCGTGCTGTCCGCCCTGTTTGCCACGCTGGCCGGCGTCATGCTGGCGCTCTGGCTGCGCTACAACGGGCCCGACACCTCGCTGTCTTTCGAAATCATGATGGACGTGCTGCTCATCGTGGTAATCGGCGGCATGGGCACGATCTACGGCGCCCTCGTGGGCTCGGTGGTCTTTCTGGTGGCCCAAAGCTATCTGCAGGATTTGCTGCGCCTGGGCAGCGAAGCCACCACCGCCCTGCCCCTGCTCTCCGCCCTGCTCTCGCCTGATCGCTGGATGCTCTGGCTGGGCCTGCTGTTTGTGCTTTCGGTTTACTACTTCCCCACCGGCATGGTGGGACGCCTGCGCCGCCAAGGAGAATCTCATGGCCATTGA
- a CDS encoding methyl-accepting chemotaxis protein: protein MRTNLPVSQHAYVVPSEQTLVSVTDLKGRIVYCNPAFIEVSGFAASELLGQPHNMVRHPDMPEEAFRDLWDTIQAKQPWSALVKNRRKNGDHYWVRANATPMVDGEKITGYLSVRTSPSPDSIREAEELYAAMQAEAKTGRVTLKLHRGQVVRTDLKGRFFQLFKPGLVARLAWIQCLLMALVVAASALALPLLPMALLAVGIAAATVWTTWRMTIKPLQSLVADANHLAAGDLSHKVPVSGQGLLRELRQAMRQMSVNLRTVVSDVREEIEQVSRSVREIADGNQDLSARTESQASSLEETAASMEQINSAVKTSAASAKQGAEMALQTQAVTHNSNEAVAQVAHSMHEISESSGRITEIIHLIEGVAFQTNILALNAAVEAARAGEQGRGFAVVAAEVRSLAQRTASAAKDIKQLITESNGRITIGSDQTRLAQERMKGALDAVDQVNTMLGEITTTSSEQTQGISQINEAIAQMDTITQQNAAMVEELAATANALAQQVQGVSNSMRLFRLKAGDQTIDQVDAVSLRRLGKSN from the coding sequence ATGCGTACCAATCTACCTGTCTCCCAGCATGCGTACGTGGTTCCATCGGAGCAGACCTTGGTGTCTGTTACAGATCTCAAGGGGCGTATCGTCTATTGCAATCCTGCTTTTATTGAAGTCAGTGGCTTTGCGGCCAGCGAGCTTTTGGGTCAACCGCACAACATGGTGCGTCACCCGGATATGCCAGAAGAGGCGTTTCGCGATCTGTGGGACACCATTCAGGCCAAACAACCCTGGAGTGCTCTGGTAAAGAATCGCCGCAAGAATGGTGATCACTATTGGGTCCGCGCCAATGCCACCCCCATGGTGGATGGCGAGAAGATCACGGGCTACCTGTCTGTGCGCACGTCCCCATCGCCCGATTCCATTCGTGAAGCGGAAGAGCTGTATGCCGCAATGCAGGCCGAGGCGAAAACTGGTCGCGTTACCTTGAAGCTGCACAGAGGGCAGGTCGTGCGAACCGATTTAAAGGGGCGGTTTTTCCAGCTGTTCAAGCCCGGTTTGGTGGCCCGTCTGGCATGGATCCAGTGTCTGCTTATGGCGCTGGTGGTGGCAGCTTCCGCTCTGGCGCTGCCGTTGCTGCCCATGGCATTGTTGGCCGTGGGCATTGCCGCAGCAACGGTATGGACCACGTGGCGCATGACCATCAAGCCATTGCAAAGTCTGGTCGCCGATGCCAATCACCTGGCAGCCGGAGACTTGTCTCACAAGGTGCCCGTCAGCGGTCAGGGCCTGCTGCGTGAACTGCGGCAGGCAATGCGGCAGATGTCTGTCAATCTGCGTACCGTGGTGAGCGATGTGCGGGAGGAAATTGAACAAGTCAGCCGCTCCGTGCGGGAGATTGCAGACGGCAATCAGGATCTTTCTGCACGTACGGAATCGCAGGCTAGCAGTCTGGAAGAAACGGCAGCGTCCATGGAGCAGATCAATAGCGCCGTGAAAACGAGTGCTGCATCTGCCAAGCAGGGGGCCGAAATGGCGTTGCAGACCCAGGCCGTCACGCACAACAGCAATGAGGCTGTGGCCCAGGTTGCTCACTCCATGCACGAGATTTCAGAATCGTCTGGACGCATTACCGAAATCATCCACCTGATAGAAGGCGTGGCTTTTCAAACCAATATCCTGGCCTTGAATGCAGCGGTGGAAGCAGCTCGTGCGGGCGAGCAAGGTCGGGGATTCGCTGTGGTGGCCGCCGAAGTGCGCTCGCTGGCCCAGCGCACGGCTTCAGCCGCCAAGGATATCAAGCAACTCATCACCGAATCCAATGGGCGCATCACGATTGGCAGCGACCAGACCCGCTTGGCACAAGAAAGAATGAAGGGCGCATTGGACGCAGTCGACCAGGTCAACACCATGCTGGGCGAGATCACCACTACGTCATCCGAACAGACACAGGGAATTTCCCAGATAAACGAGGCCATTGCGCAAATGGACACCATTACCCAGCAGAACGCTGCCATGGTTGAAGAGTTGGCGGCCACAGCCAATGCCCTGGCGCAACAGGTGCAGGGCGTGAGCAATTCCATGCGATTGTTCCGATTGAAGGCCGGAGACCAAACGATAGACCAGGTGGACGCAGTTTCGTTGCGAAGGTTGGGTAAATCAAATTGA
- a CDS encoding TetR/AcrR family transcriptional regulator: MRALARRIGVSPGAPFRHFQSRTALLTAVAEEAQDRLMEAVKQTLKLASEDDPLNKFRAIGEGFLRWAFANPTHFQVISTRAVIDYDSPGLRQRNNELQQTMMHLMQSAADQGYLRPGDVAQYVLGARALAYGLARMRIDGQFDTWGVDAEQALCESMKVLDQFIKTIRA; the protein is encoded by the coding sequence GTGCGCGCACTTGCGCGTCGTATTGGCGTATCTCCGGGGGCACCATTTCGTCATTTTCAAAGTCGCACGGCATTGTTAACTGCGGTGGCTGAAGAAGCCCAGGATCGATTGATGGAGGCCGTGAAGCAGACACTAAAACTTGCGTCTGAAGATGATCCGCTAAACAAGTTTCGCGCGATTGGCGAAGGATTTTTGCGATGGGCTTTTGCGAATCCCACACATTTCCAAGTGATCTCGACACGCGCGGTTATCGACTATGACAGCCCAGGTCTGCGCCAGCGCAATAATGAACTTCAGCAAACCATGATGCACTTGATGCAGAGCGCAGCTGATCAAGGCTACCTGAGGCCTGGCGATGTCGCCCAATACGTTTTGGGTGCCCGCGCGTTGGCCTATGGATTGGCGCGAATGCGCATCGATGGTCAATTCGATACTTGGGGAGTGGATGCCGAACAAGCACTATGTGAAAGTATGAAAGTGCTTGATCAATTTATAAAAACAATTCGTGCCTGA